One window of the Salvelinus fontinalis isolate EN_2023a chromosome 2, ASM2944872v1, whole genome shotgun sequence genome contains the following:
- the LOC129815254 gene encoding trace amine-associated receptor 13c-like — protein sequence MKEHEDAQYCFPDQNSSCRKALLSTSIYITLYIFISLISAVTVLLNVLVIISVSHFKKLHTPTNLLILSLAVADLLVGLIVIPVVAVTVMESCWFYGKYFCVISLYINYLCLSLSLGNLILISIDRYVAVCDPLMYHSKITITRIIGCISITWCSCIIYNALILNNYVNINVPRQCLEECVVVEGFIWSSIIDLLFSSVIPCSVIITLYLKIFVVARSQARKVFSKEAATKSGVKTVQVNKTETKAAKTLSIVVFMLCW from the coding sequence ATGAAGGAACACGAAGATGCTCAATACTGTTTTCCAGACCAAAACTCTTCTTGCAGAAAGGCTTTGCTATCGACATCTAtttacataacactgtacatctTCATCTCATTGATTTCAGCGGTTACAGTACTTTTGAACGTACTGGTGATCATCTCCGTCTCTCACTTCAAGAAGCTCCACACTCCAACCAACCTGCtcatcctctctttggctgtggCAGATCTCCTGGTGGGACTGATTGTGATACCAGTAGTGGCTGTAACAGTAATGGAATCATGCTGGTTTTATGGGAAATATTTCTGTGTGATTTCTCTCTATATCAATTAtttatgtctctctttatctctggGCAATTTGATATTGATATCTATTGACCGctatgttgctgtgtgtgatcccTTGATGTACCACtcaaaaataacaataacaagaatAATTGGTTGTATATCAATTACCTGGTGTAGTTGTATCATATACAATGCTCTTATTTTAAATAATTATGTTAATATAAATGTACCCAGACAGTGTTTGGAAGAATGTGTTGTTGTTGAAGGATTTATCTGGAGTAGCATCATTGACCTTCTATTTTCAAGTGTTATCCCGTGCTCAGTTAttataacactttatttgaaaatATTTGTGGTCGCCAGATCACAGGCCAGAAAGGTATTTTCAAAAGAGGCTGCCACCAAGTCTGGTGTTAAAACTGTACAGGTGAATAAGACTGAGACAAAAGCAGCAAAAACTCTATCTATTGTAGTTTTcatgttatgctggtga